In Ignavibacteriales bacterium, the following are encoded in one genomic region:
- the prmC gene encoding peptide chain release factor N(5)-glutamine methyltransferase yields MKREEEQNWTILKLIEWSANYLSEKGIDDARLNAELMLAHTLDLKRIDLYLKFDKILSPDELAKYKSFFNRRLKHEPVQYILGYTEFMGIRFEVNPAVLIPRPDTEVLVVSVLNHCKTSILKNISILDIGTGSGCIAISLAKMIPDSVVTAIDRSADALEVAKQNATLAGVSDRVKFVQTDFMNERFAQDKFDIIVSNPPYIPKNELETLQPEVRLFEPEYSYTDYGDGLSFYRMISKLGHTVLNNTGSIFVEVGYNQAEVVKRIFENDKYSEIESFKDYNGIKRVVKAGRS; encoded by the coding sequence ATGAAAAGAGAAGAAGAACAAAACTGGACTATACTCAAGCTCATTGAATGGAGCGCGAATTATCTTTCAGAAAAAGGAATCGATGATGCACGGCTCAATGCGGAGTTGATGCTTGCCCATACGCTTGATCTTAAGAGGATCGATTTGTACCTGAAGTTTGACAAAATCTTATCACCTGATGAGTTAGCAAAATATAAATCATTTTTCAATAGAAGATTGAAACACGAACCGGTGCAGTATATCCTCGGCTATACTGAGTTTATGGGAATTCGGTTCGAGGTTAATCCTGCAGTTCTCATTCCACGTCCCGACACAGAAGTATTGGTTGTATCTGTTTTAAACCATTGCAAAACATCAATATTGAAAAATATCTCCATCTTAGATATCGGCACCGGATCGGGTTGCATCGCGATCAGCTTGGCAAAAATGATTCCTGATTCCGTGGTTACTGCTATCGATAGAAGTGCGGATGCGCTTGAGGTTGCGAAACAGAACGCAACGTTAGCGGGTGTTTCTGATAGAGTAAAATTTGTTCAAACCGATTTCATGAACGAAAGATTCGCGCAAGATAAATTTGATATCATCGTTTCAAATCCACCATACATACCGAAGAACGAACTCGAAACACTTCAACCGGAAGTCCGGCTTTTTGAACCCGAATATTCTTACACCGATTATGGCGATGGACTATCTTTTTATCGAATGATTTCTAAGTTAGGTCATACGGTCTTAAATAATACCGGATCGATATTCGTGGAGGTCGGTTATAACCAGGCAGAGGTAGTCAAAAGAATATTTGAGAATGATAAATATTCTGAAATCGAATCTTTCAAGGATTATAACGGAATCAAAAGAGTTGTGAAAGCAGGGCGAAGCTAA
- a CDS encoding D-tyrosyl-tRNA(Tyr) deacylase: MRVLIQRVKQSSVDVDGGMIGAIGRGILILLGVKHNDTEEEARYLASRCSNLRIFEDNGDKMNLSVKDIQGEALVISQFTLYGDTTRGNRPSYSTAAQPGLAESLYDKFVYHLRNELGEDKVKTGKFRAMMNVHLINDGPVTVMIESK, translated from the coding sequence ATGAGAGTATTGATCCAAAGAGTTAAACAATCGAGCGTTGATGTGGATGGTGGAATGATTGGTGCGATCGGCAGAGGTATTTTGATATTACTTGGCGTTAAACACAACGACACTGAAGAAGAAGCCCGCTACCTTGCTTCGCGCTGCAGTAATCTGAGGATATTTGAAGATAACGGAGATAAAATGAATTTATCTGTGAAAGATATCCAAGGTGAAGCGTTGGTAATTTCGCAATTTACACTTTACGGCGATACAACACGCGGTAACAGACCCAGTTACAGCACAGCCGCTCAACCGGGACTGGCTGAATCATTGTACGATAAATTTGTTTATCATTTGCGCAATGAACTTGGCGAAGATAAAGTCAAAACAGGTAAATTCCGCGCAATGATGAACGTACACCTCATAAATGACGGTCCTGTAACAGTAATGATCGAGAGTAAATAA
- a CDS encoding PhoH family protein → MLRLLGLNDANLRILEEQFSATVTVRGDQITCRGNQQEVDQLEKIFKELIYILNKNGNLSVNDVETIIDLVKVNGEPALPKGVVSQSGAEDTEDAVLFTRNGIIRAKTPGQREYIYQIKRNDIVFSIGPAGTGKTYLAVAMAVSALKNREITKIILARPAVEAGESLGFLPGDLKEKVDPYLRPLYDALDDMIPPDKLKAYIERRVIEVVPLAYMRGRTLNNAFVILDEAQNATSLQMKMFLTRLGANSKAIITGDITQIDLPTKTTSGLVQIQEILHKIDGVEFCYFDRNDVVRHKLVKDIIDAYDKYHTNGKSEINTKTE, encoded by the coding sequence ATGCTCAGGTTACTCGGTTTAAACGATGCTAATCTGCGCATATTGGAAGAACAGTTCAGCGCGACTGTTACAGTCAGGGGAGACCAAATTACCTGCCGTGGAAATCAGCAAGAAGTAGATCAGCTTGAAAAAATTTTCAAAGAGTTGATATATATCTTAAATAAAAACGGAAACCTGTCTGTTAATGATGTTGAAACAATCATCGATCTTGTGAAAGTGAACGGTGAACCGGCTTTACCCAAAGGTGTGGTTTCTCAGTCAGGCGCTGAGGATACTGAAGATGCAGTTCTTTTCACCAGAAACGGTATCATCCGCGCGAAAACACCTGGACAAAGAGAATATATTTATCAGATAAAAAGAAACGATATCGTATTCTCCATTGGTCCGGCAGGGACAGGCAAAACATACCTTGCTGTTGCAATGGCTGTATCCGCATTAAAGAATCGTGAGATTACAAAGATCATACTCGCGCGTCCGGCTGTCGAAGCGGGCGAGAGTTTAGGATTTTTGCCGGGAGATTTAAAAGAAAAAGTCGATCCGTATTTGCGTCCGCTTTACGATGCGCTTGATGATATGATTCCTCCCGACAAATTGAAAGCGTATATTGAGCGAAGAGTTATAGAGGTGGTACCGCTTGCATATATGCGAGGGCGGACATTGAATAATGCGTTCGTTATACTCGACGAGGCACAGAACGCAACCAGTTTGCAGATGAAAATGTTTTTAACGCGGCTTGGCGCGAATTCTAAAGCGATAATAACCGGAGATATCACTCAAATAGATTTACCTACCAAGACAACATCGGGTTTGGTTCAGATTCAGGAAATACTTCACAAAATTGACGGTGTTGAATTTTGTTATTTTGATCGCAACGATGTTGTGCGGCATAAGCTTGTAAAAGATATCATCGATGCGTACGATAAATATCACACCAACGGAAAGTCGGAAATAAATACGAAAACGGAATGA
- a CDS encoding penicillin-binding protein activator has product MKYKLSKISIIVFILLSCYYCDAQDKFHYDAVAEKYFTTGLKYFQNKRYEEAFNIFDSLMNQKTIHQRTTGSYMMAGKTLQKMKRFKASILILKDLLKLFPSSSYSSDALFTLAVDYLYLQKNYESAIALRDCIESGDDTSLSSKSEKLLNEITDKYLTADDLNNILKSTKAIRMVDFIHLKLAEKYYHIGKINDAQKLVKEVLQRDSSSYYTGLYQRLDFRLQTGKSIKIGVLLPFSKQTSGGSMQVISNELLDGIKFALSEYTIQNSTAPQALLDVRDTDRNLSVAVKEFRKLADDEDVISVIGSLGSDETMRIAEESARLSMPLFAPTATAVGIASKGKYVFQLNPDYEVRGRLLARYIVKKLKLKTIAILASGETVGKSSADAFRKEAEKLGAKIADIQYYAKGSTDLSEQFYNIRKSGLALQGSKKSEENLKIPITSIQGLFLAISDQEDIGVLASQINYFNIKTQLFGSNEWYAPGNLEANKRYLNGIIFITDSYFDENDSRYKSVENIFIHEMKKRPSRYSIIGYDACRLILNKISDGNITREAVVHSLQSGKQFQGIHRRISFTENRINDEMYIMQFINGEIEKLEDISFDELK; this is encoded by the coding sequence ATGAAATATAAATTATCCAAAATATCAATAATTGTTTTTATTCTGCTCTCCTGTTATTACTGCGATGCACAGGATAAATTCCATTACGACGCTGTGGCAGAGAAATATTTCACCACCGGTTTAAAGTATTTTCAAAACAAACGATACGAAGAAGCATTCAACATCTTTGATTCTTTAATGAATCAAAAAACAATTCATCAAAGAACAACCGGATCGTACATGATGGCCGGGAAAACGTTGCAAAAGATGAAGAGATTCAAAGCATCCATCTTGATCTTGAAAGATTTATTGAAATTATTTCCATCATCGTCTTACTCAAGCGATGCGTTATTCACGCTCGCGGTGGATTACTTATACCTTCAAAAGAATTATGAATCAGCTATCGCCTTGCGCGATTGCATCGAAAGCGGGGACGATACTTCGTTGAGTTCGAAATCGGAAAAATTATTGAATGAGATAACCGATAAATATCTCACCGCTGATGATTTGAATAATATCCTAAAAAGCACAAAGGCAATTCGTATGGTTGATTTCATACATTTGAAATTAGCCGAGAAATATTACCACATCGGAAAGATAAACGATGCTCAAAAGCTTGTTAAGGAAGTTCTACAGAGAGACAGTAGCAGTTATTATACAGGTCTATATCAACGATTAGATTTCCGTCTGCAAACAGGGAAGAGTATAAAAATCGGTGTATTGCTTCCATTTTCCAAACAGACAAGCGGTGGCAGCATGCAGGTTATCTCAAATGAGTTGTTGGATGGAATAAAATTCGCGTTGAGTGAGTACACTATACAAAACAGTACAGCACCACAAGCATTATTGGATGTTCGTGATACCGACAGGAATTTATCGGTTGCGGTTAAAGAATTTAGAAAACTCGCAGATGACGAAGATGTAATCTCTGTAATCGGATCGTTGGGTAGTGACGAGACAATGCGGATTGCAGAAGAATCTGCCAGATTGAGCATGCCCCTATTCGCTCCAACCGCAACTGCCGTGGGAATTGCTTCAAAAGGAAAATATGTTTTCCAGCTAAATCCCGATTATGAAGTACGGGGCAGACTGCTAGCACGTTATATTGTCAAGAAGCTGAAATTAAAAACAATCGCTATTCTTGCTTCAGGTGAAACAGTCGGCAAATCTTCGGCAGATGCATTCAGGAAGGAAGCGGAAAAGTTAGGCGCAAAGATAGCGGACATTCAGTATTATGCAAAAGGTTCCACCGACTTAAGCGAACAATTTTATAATATCAGGAAAAGCGGTTTGGCTTTACAGGGAAGTAAAAAGTCCGAAGAAAATTTAAAGATTCCTATTACTTCAATTCAAGGATTGTTCTTAGCAATTTCTGATCAGGAAGATATCGGAGTTCTCGCTTCACAGATCAATTATTTTAATATCAAGACGCAATTGTTCGGCAGCAATGAATGGTATGCACCGGGAAATCTTGAGGCGAACAAGCGTTACCTGAACGGAATCATATTTATTACCGATTCATATTTTGATGAAAACGATTCGAGATACAAATCGGTTGAGAATATATTTATTCATGAAATGAAAAAGCGGCCTTCGCGTTATTCCATAATCGGATACGATGCTTGTCGGCTTATTTTAAACAAAATATCCGATGGAAATATCACACGCGAGGCAGTAGTTCATTCCTTACAAAGCGGAAAACAATTTCAAGGTATTCACCGGAGGATATCGTTTACCGAAAACCGCATTAATGATGAGATGTACATCATGCAATTTATTAATGGTGAAATTGAAAAATTAGAAGATATATCTTTCGATGAATTAAAATGA
- a CDS encoding DNA internalization-related competence protein ComEC/Rec2 gives MFNTKPAMKFLIPYCIGIILSYYYNIPLLILLLISCAVVAIYFIAGMVNRTKDKRQIIIFVLLILFGSSKMSFDSNYRSIDDISEYSNIARPVIVEGIVVELPRKSAQSIRFILNVQKIVIDSQMRNVSGDLYVSVLNSAVDESAKAKLNYGVRLRLKGEMSTVRTARNPGEFDLKYYLSLLDIHARFFPEKLDDSSLVGIEQNTFNSLFVYPVRKAVTEKLDLLIGGEEAKFLKGLIVGERSEISAEVKTAFINSGVMHILAVSGLHVAIIVLILLAVLQLMRLPEKASILITCLALVYYNYLTGNSPSVSRSVIMAVVFLIGKLLEQKTDIYNTLAVSAVILLVIDSKQLLLPGFQLSYMAVLSMVYLYPKIIYVKKYLPEKIISNRLVNFLILSFGVTLAAGIGTLPFTSIYFGKISIISFAANLIIVPLSNLILIIGMTSVAFSFASNWIGSIYAESAKLCTQIMLKMVDWFGSIPYAFSDLRLQTIDAIYFYIFIVVIFNFYKKGLRGKLAIVTLILLNVMMISSLISTLKEKPLRVTFLDVGQGDAIYIEYPEGSNMLIDAGPRTFNIDAANRFILPLLKYRQVQKIDRLVITHPDADHLGGVPSLLRQIPVSQIYESSMKCSSTLCEEYISLTDSLGLNRKIIHRGMNLYSSSTVRVYTVSPSDSGIDNKNVNNASIVLRIIHKNNSLLLMGDAEKEIDKNVTKIYGGWLKSELLKVSHHGSKTGSTDELLEYIKPSSAIISVGKYNKFGHPSPTVLNRFKERSITTHRTDIDGAIIMESDGFRWQTIQWRKE, from the coding sequence ATGTTCAATACGAAACCTGCGATGAAGTTCCTGATACCGTATTGCATCGGAATTATATTATCTTACTATTACAACATTCCTCTACTTATCCTGCTTTTAATTAGCTGCGCAGTTGTCGCGATCTATTTTATAGCCGGTATGGTCAATCGGACAAAAGATAAAAGACAAATTATTATTTTCGTTCTTTTAATTTTATTCGGTTCATCAAAGATGTCTTTCGATTCAAACTACAGGTCGATTGATGATATTTCTGAATATTCCAATATTGCACGTCCTGTAATCGTAGAAGGAATTGTTGTGGAGTTGCCGAGGAAGAGTGCCCAATCGATTCGTTTTATTCTGAATGTTCAAAAAATCGTAATCGATTCACAGATGAGAAATGTATCAGGTGATCTGTACGTCTCAGTGTTAAATTCTGCTGTCGATGAATCTGCAAAAGCGAAACTCAATTACGGTGTGCGGCTCAGATTAAAGGGGGAAATGTCCACGGTACGAACTGCCCGTAATCCGGGTGAGTTTGATTTAAAATATTATCTAAGTCTTTTGGATATACACGCGAGATTCTTCCCTGAAAAACTTGATGACAGTTCGCTTGTAGGGATTGAACAAAATACATTCAATTCTTTATTCGTATATCCTGTCAGAAAAGCGGTTACTGAAAAGTTGGATTTGTTGATAGGCGGGGAGGAAGCGAAATTTTTAAAAGGGTTGATTGTTGGAGAGAGGAGTGAAATATCTGCGGAAGTTAAAACCGCATTCATCAACAGCGGTGTTATGCACATACTTGCAGTCTCGGGTTTACATGTTGCGATTATTGTGCTTATTCTTCTTGCGGTTTTACAATTGATGCGATTACCTGAGAAAGCAAGCATTCTAATTACTTGCTTGGCTCTTGTCTATTACAATTATCTCACAGGAAACTCACCATCTGTCAGCCGATCTGTTATCATGGCGGTTGTCTTCTTGATCGGCAAACTTTTGGAACAAAAAACAGATATTTATAATACTCTTGCCGTTTCTGCTGTAATCTTACTCGTAATCGATTCCAAGCAATTGCTGCTTCCCGGTTTTCAACTTTCATATATGGCAGTATTATCAATGGTCTATCTTTATCCCAAAATCATATACGTAAAAAAATACCTGCCTGAAAAAATAATATCCAATAGATTGGTGAACTTCCTGATTCTGTCGTTTGGAGTTACTCTCGCCGCCGGAATAGGAACGCTTCCATTCACATCAATCTACTTCGGAAAAATATCAATAATAAGTTTTGCCGCAAACCTGATAATAGTCCCGCTTTCCAATCTTATCCTTATCATCGGAATGACCTCGGTTGCTTTCTCATTTGCATCTAATTGGATAGGATCGATCTATGCCGAAAGTGCCAAACTGTGCACCCAAATTATGTTGAAAATGGTTGATTGGTTCGGTTCAATACCGTATGCCTTCTCCGATTTAAGATTACAAACTATCGATGCGATATATTTTTACATTTTCATAGTTGTTATTTTTAATTTTTATAAAAAAGGACTGCGAGGGAAATTAGCGATAGTCACACTTATTTTATTGAACGTGATGATGATTTCATCTTTAATAAGTACGCTTAAAGAAAAACCTTTACGTGTCACATTTCTTGATGTTGGGCAGGGTGATGCAATTTATATTGAATATCCTGAGGGTAGTAATATGCTGATTGATGCCGGTCCACGAACTTTCAATATTGATGCAGCTAATAGATTCATACTGCCATTATTAAAATATCGACAAGTGCAAAAAATCGATCGTCTCGTTATAACTCATCCGGATGCAGACCATTTGGGTGGAGTGCCTAGTCTTTTACGTCAGATACCGGTCAGTCAGATATACGAATCAAGTATGAAATGTTCATCGACTTTATGCGAAGAATATATCAGTTTAACAGATTCTCTTGGATTAAATCGAAAGATAATTCACCGGGGTATGAATCTATACTCATCATCCACGGTCCGAGTTTACACCGTTTCACCGTCTGATTCAGGTATTGACAATAAAAATGTAAACAATGCTTCAATAGTCTTGCGGATTATTCACAAAAATAATTCCTTGTTGCTGATGGGAGATGCGGAAAAAGAGATTGATAAAAATGTTACAAAAATATATGGTGGATGGCTGAAGAGCGAACTGTTGAAAGTATCTCATCACGGAAGTAAAACAGGTTCGACAGATGAATTATTAGAATACATAAAACCATCTTCAGCAATAATATCGGTTGGTAAATATAACAAATTCGGTCATCCATCACCAACTGTGTTAAATAGATTTAAGGAACGGTCGATAACAACTCATCGAACCGATATAGATGGTGCGATAATTATGGAATCGGATGGATTTAGATGGCAGACAATACAATGGCGCAAGGAATGA
- a CDS encoding ABC transporter ATP-binding protein: MIQISKLTKRFGNFTAVNDLSINIGTGEFYGFLGPNGAGKTTTIKMMTGLFIPTSGSIVVDGYDILKQPLEAKHKIGYIPDQPFLYEKLTGREFLYFSAGLYSVDHDKATKKIKELLELFEIGSWIDQRTENYSQGMRQRVVIAAALLHEPRVLVIDEPMVGLDPRSAHIVKTTFKEKSKKGITIFMSTHSLPVAEELCDRIGIIKDGRLIYEGPTNDIKMVEKSGDGKFESVFLELTK; encoded by the coding sequence ATGATTCAAATATCAAAATTAACAAAAAGATTCGGCAATTTTACGGCAGTAAACGATTTATCGATCAATATCGGAACGGGGGAATTTTATGGTTTCCTTGGACCAAACGGAGCGGGTAAAACAACGACGATTAAAATGATGACCGGTTTATTCATTCCAACTTCCGGTTCGATTGTAGTCGATGGTTACGATATCCTGAAACAACCACTTGAGGCGAAGCATAAGATAGGGTACATTCCTGATCAACCGTTCTTATACGAAAAATTGACAGGAAGAGAATTTTTATATTTTAGTGCCGGATTGTACAGCGTTGATCATGACAAGGCAACTAAGAAAATTAAGGAGTTATTGGAATTATTTGAAATCGGTTCTTGGATAGATCAGCGGACAGAAAATTATTCTCAAGGGATGCGCCAGAGAGTGGTTATAGCAGCGGCACTGTTGCACGAACCACGAGTCTTAGTGATAGACGAACCGATGGTTGGACTCGACCCGCGCAGCGCTCATATTGTAAAAACTACCTTCAAAGAAAAATCAAAAAAGGGTATTACGATATTCATGTCAACTCACAGCTTACCTGTTGCCGAGGAGTTATGTGATAGGATAGGAATTATAAAGGATGGCAGATTAATATATGAAGGACCGACAAATGACATAAAAATGGTTGAAAAAAGCGGGGATGGTAAATTTGAATCGGTTTTTCTTGAGCTAACGAAATGA
- the radC gene encoding DNA repair protein RadC, with the protein MTTKIKKVSEPSSYHQKITDWPIEERPREKLMRHGSEALSDAELLAILFRTGAGKITAVDLGKTVLKEYDTLDRLAKRTYNELQKFKGMGKSKAIALVAAFEIGRRSAIEKEKKRITISSPIDVVALYQPLLQDAQQEIFKVLLLDSANHLLSDKIITTGILNSSLVHPREVFKHAIIETAASIIILHNHPSGNPEPSADDIQITRQIGEAGKILGIPLNDHIILARDKYASFAEKGLL; encoded by the coding sequence GTGACTACAAAAATAAAAAAAGTCAGCGAGCCGTCATCTTACCATCAAAAAATTACAGACTGGCCGATTGAGGAGCGTCCTCGTGAAAAACTTATGCGTCACGGCAGTGAAGCGCTATCAGATGCGGAACTGCTCGCGATATTATTTAGGACCGGAGCCGGCAAAATTACGGCGGTTGATCTCGGGAAGACGGTCTTAAAAGAATATGATACGCTAGATAGGTTAGCCAAGCGGACATATAATGAACTGCAGAAATTCAAAGGAATGGGAAAATCGAAAGCGATCGCACTTGTTGCCGCATTTGAGATAGGCAGACGCTCGGCAATCGAAAAAGAAAAAAAACGTATTACTATTTCTTCTCCGATCGACGTTGTAGCTTTGTACCAACCACTATTACAAGATGCGCAGCAAGAAATCTTCAAGGTTCTTTTATTGGATAGCGCGAATCATTTACTTTCTGATAAAATTATCACAACTGGAATATTAAATAGTTCTCTAGTGCACCCGCGCGAAGTATTTAAACATGCCATAATCGAGACTGCGGCAAGCATCATAATATTGCATAATCATCCAAGCGGAAATCCGGAACCAAGCGCCGATGATATCCAAATTACACGTCAAATTGGCGAGGCTGGTAAAATACTCGGAATTCCTTTAAACGATCATATTATCCTTGCACGCGATAAATACGCCAGTTTTGCTGAAAAAGGACTTTTATAG
- a CDS encoding alkaline phosphatase family protein → MKSDKHVMMVFVDGLGVGSKNPKINPCFNANMNSLNKYFDGNIPSKKSNHFRNEECSYVAINATLGVSGLPQSGTGQSALLTGVNTAKVIGKHFGPYLYSSLKSIVEEKNIFRQLRDDGYRSCYANAFPRQYFDYIATHNRDAAISYAWRSTGSPLNDAETLRNHHGLSADITNDRWDNLGYPDITPITVGQAAKRFIKIAERCNFVLFEYFYTDHAGHSQSMHQAVSVLEKIDSFIGQIVENMDQNKMVLVITSDHGNIEDLSTKSHTRNPVPFFAFGKNHHLLTKTIKKITDVTPAILEFLKS, encoded by the coding sequence ATGAAATCGGATAAACATGTGATGATGGTTTTTGTTGATGGATTAGGAGTAGGATCGAAGAATCCAAAGATAAATCCTTGCTTTAATGCTAACATGAATTCTTTAAACAAATATTTCGATGGAAATATCCCATCTAAGAAATCGAATCATTTCAGGAATGAAGAATGTTCTTATGTCGCAATCAATGCAACACTGGGTGTATCAGGGTTACCGCAAAGCGGTACGGGACAATCGGCATTATTAACAGGTGTGAACACGGCAAAAGTTATAGGTAAACATTTCGGTCCGTATCTTTATTCCTCTTTAAAATCGATCGTAGAAGAGAAGAATATATTCCGGCAATTGCGTGATGATGGTTATCGATCATGTTACGCGAACGCTTTTCCGAGACAATACTTCGATTACATAGCCACACACAATCGCGACGCGGCAATATCATACGCGTGGAGATCGACAGGATCACCATTAAACGATGCTGAAACCCTTAGAAATCATCATGGATTGTCTGCGGATATTACGAACGATAGATGGGATAATCTCGGATATCCAGATATTACTCCAATCACCGTTGGACAAGCGGCAAAACGATTTATTAAAATTGCCGAACGATGCAATTTTGTTCTGTTTGAATATTTTTATACAGATCATGCGGGGCATAGCCAGTCAATGCATCAGGCAGTTAGTGTGTTAGAAAAAATTGATTCATTTATCGGGCAGATCGTTGAGAATATGGATCAGAATAAAATGGTGTTGGTAATTACCAGCGATCATGGAAATATTGAAGATCTTTCAACAAAAAGTCATACAAGAAACCCAGTTCCGTTTTTCGCATTCGGCAAAAATCATCATCTGTTGACGAAAACAATAAAGAAAATTACAGATGTAACCCCTGCAATTTTAGAGTTCCTGAAATCATGA
- a CDS encoding LysM peptidoglycan-binding domain-containing protein, whose product MKKILLLSLFVFVLFVTVTPLIAQEEMTKEQWQEQMKTLKEKQANLQAELTKLTGEVDGLKIQSQKLDVDILACEDALYASLGVTRADVEAFDKELTQMENRIAELQRMSDAELVNYKDELEKLDARIKEMAASKISLIPRYGDRVKALQDKITGLMNSIQKEKTYTVGTWGRDRDCLWNIAKKKDIYANAWMWPKIWQGNRDKIKDPDVIKPKWVLKIPDGKELSKEEKSAANRYYRQKVAAAPVEAAPVEEKKP is encoded by the coding sequence ATGAAAAAGATCTTATTACTTTCGTTATTCGTGTTCGTTCTTTTCGTAACGGTTACTCCATTGATTGCTCAAGAAGAGATGACCAAAGAACAATGGCAAGAGCAGATGAAAACTTTGAAAGAGAAGCAAGCTAATTTGCAGGCGGAACTTACAAAATTAACAGGTGAAGTTGATGGATTGAAGATCCAATCTCAGAAACTTGATGTTGATATATTGGCTTGCGAAGATGCTTTATACGCATCACTCGGTGTTACGCGTGCTGATGTGGAAGCATTCGATAAAGAATTAACTCAGATGGAAAATCGGATTGCTGAACTTCAACGTATGTCCGATGCTGAACTCGTCAATTATAAAGATGAATTAGAAAAATTGGATGCCCGGATAAAGGAAATGGCGGCAAGCAAGATTTCTTTAATACCTCGTTATGGCGATAGAGTAAAAGCTTTGCAGGATAAAATTACCGGTTTGATGAACAGTATCCAGAAAGAAAAAACCTATACCGTCGGTACATGGGGCAGAGACAGAGATTGCCTCTGGAACATTGCCAAGAAAAAAGATATCTATGCCAACGCATGGATGTGGCCCAAAATCTGGCAGGGTAACCGCGATAAGATTAAAGACCCTGATGTAATTAAACCAAAATGGGTATTAAAGATTCCTGATGGAAAGGAATTAAGCAAAGAAGAGAAATCGGCAGCAAATCGGTATTACAGACAAAAAGTAGCTGCTGCGCCGGTTGAAGCAGCACCGGTAGAAGAAAAGAAACCATAA